In a genomic window of Borreliella valaisiana VS116:
- a CDS encoding CobQ/CobB/MinD/ParA nucleotide binding domain-containing protein: MTAEKWVVEGFETLKRFIKEVAGIPVFIFITRFKKYYPQVKLMEIISIKNEF; this comes from the coding sequence ATGACGGCAGAAAAATGGGTTGTTGAAGGATTTGAAACATTAAAAAGATTTATAAAAGAAGTAGCTGGAATACCAGTGTTTATTTTTATAACAAGGTTTAAAAAATACTATCCACAAGTAAAATTAATGGAAATAATAAGTATTAAAAATGAGTTTTAG
- a CDS encoding virulence associated lipoprotein: MKYLVIINVFFLLFLACNPDFDINKKNIKPPSSKKTLKPKTEMNSKKEEDLPIKDTLKPSKEVDPKQEEDPDKKIKNTLLNSLRSLIEVANAHKEKYKKVMEEEPDDQYGMDFKSMRWSSGDPEPISGNSKKAKMYRRHTYTLLSAIDTKDLKEFSDIITLAGFKVNTFNIFGSIGYVLDIVTDHLYPKKDTLDKLDTSDLEKLKQSLEKVLSIIKIVSEESKQLLLDYQSDKNSIKTDESKLKSYLNTLNSQTRKKVTEAENLQNVILSIR; encoded by the coding sequence ATGAAATATCTTGTAATTATAAATGTATTCTTTTTGCTATTTTTAGCTTGCAACCCAGATTTTGACATTAATAAAAAAAATATCAAGCCTCCATCTAGTAAAAAGACATTAAAACCTAAAACAGAAATGAACTCTAAAAAAGAAGAGGACCTCCCAATTAAAGACACATTAAAGCCTAGCAAAGAAGTAGACCCTAAACAAGAAGAAGACCCAGATAAAAAAATAAAAAATACGCTACTTAATAGTTTAAGAAGCTTGATAGAAGTAGCGAATGCACATAAAGAAAAGTATAAAAAAGTAATGGAAGAAGAGCCTGATGATCAATATGGAATGGATTTCAAATCAATGAGGTGGAGCTCTGGCGATCCAGAACCGATATCCGGCAATTCTAAAAAAGCTAAAATGTATAGAAGACATACTTATACTCTTTTAAGTGCTATTGATACGAAGGACTTAAAAGAATTTTCAGATATTATAACGCTGGCGGGCTTCAAGGTAAATACGTTCAACATCTTTGGCTCTATTGGATATGTTCTTGACATAGTTACTGATCATTTATACCCCAAAAAAGATACTCTAGATAAACTAGATACTTCAGATTTAGAAAAGCTTAAACAATCACTGGAAAAAGTATTATCTATCATAAAAATAGTCTCAGAAGAATCAAAACAACTTTTATTAGATTATCAAAGTGATAAGAATTCTATAAAAACAGATGAGTCTAAGCTTAAATCTTATTTAAATACACTTAACAGTCAAACTAGAAAAAAAGTTACAGAAGCAGAAAATCTACAAAATGTCATATTATCAATACGCTGA
- the bdr gene encoding Bdr family repetitive protein — translation MKIENIKFEFIDKEFSEQQIDLILLHNGNSNFKVLKKKKKMKN, via the coding sequence ATCAAAATAGAAAATATAAAATTTGAGTTCATAGATAAAGAATTTAGTGAGCAGCAAATAGATCTTATTCTACTTCATAATGGCAATTCCAACTTTAAAGTTTTAAAAAAGAAAAAGAAAATGAAGAATTGA
- a CDS encoding chromosome replication/partitioning protein, with translation MDKKNITLKINKRISENNLNYILDHRNENQRKEEFEQLITQLKNNIKSEIYNIIDTMKILKKISDKKLYLEGGYKSFKNFLSDFKLAKTQSYEYIKLANAIETGLLEENFITNNGIRASIRYIKSKTNGAIKKSKQNPIKPLRFQLKSQESYDFYKSNTRFTSFMMDEIFKNQKDFLNKLLKRYKELKE, from the coding sequence ATGGATAAAAAAAATATTACTTTAAAAATTAATAAAAGAATTTCGGAAAATAATTTAAATTATATTCTTGACCACAGAAATGAAAATCAAAGAAAAGAAGAATTTGAACAATTAATTACGCAATTAAAAAATAATATCAAATCAGAAATATATAATATTATTGATACTATGAAGATCCTTAAGAAAATAAGCGACAAAAAACTCTATTTAGAGGGAGGATATAAATCTTTTAAAAATTTTTTGTCAGATTTTAAATTAGCAAAAACCCAATCTTATGAATATATAAAGTTAGCTAATGCGATTGAGACAGGATTATTAGAAGAAAACTTTATCACCAATAATGGAATAAGAGCCTCTATAAGATATATTAAGAGTAAAACAAACGGAGCAATAAAAAAATCAAAACAAAATCCAATAAAACCATTAAGATTTCAGCTTAAAAGTCAAGAAAGTTATGACTTTTATAAAAGTAATACTAGGTTCACAAGTTTTATGATGGATGAGATTTTTAAAAATCAAAAAGATTTTCTTAATAAACTTTTAAAAAGATATAAAGAATTAAAAGAATAA
- a CDS encoding ParA family protein, with the protein MITIASLKGGVGKSTTSIILTNLLSQKYKVLLIDTDDQAATTSYYYNELETQNFDVSKINIGNVIKDSMDINKSIISVDNNIDLIPSYITVDELNGDYYYENKHLSIEFSLKTKLNSIIEKYDYVIIDTNPKRNFTLKSSLISSHYVISPMTAEKWAVEGFETLRKFIKEVAGIPVFIVITRFKKNVTHKQLMEIVSMKNGFLGYISEREDLNKRIGCNEKFDLTKDYIVEYKKILETFLEKS; encoded by the coding sequence ATAATAACAATTGCAAGTCTAAAAGGCGGTGTTGGTAAAAGTACAACATCAATAATACTTACAAATTTATTATCACAAAAGTATAAAGTACTTTTAATCGATACGGATGATCAGGCTGCTACTACAAGTTATTATTATAATGAATTAGAAACACAAAATTTTGATGTTTCTAAAATCAATATAGGGAATGTTATAAAAGATAGTATGGATATCAATAAAAGCATTATTAGCGTTGATAATAATATAGACTTGATACCCAGTTATATAACAGTTGATGAATTAAATGGAGATTATTATTATGAAAATAAACACCTATCTATTGAATTTTCATTAAAGACAAAATTAAATTCTATAATAGAAAAATATGATTATGTAATAATTGATACCAATCCTAAAAGAAATTTTACATTAAAAAGTTCCCTAATTAGTAGTCATTATGTAATATCTCCAATGACGGCAGAAAAATGGGCTGTTGAAGGATTTGAAACATTAAGAAAATTTATAAAAGAAGTAGCTGGAATACCAGTGTTTATTGTTATAACAAGGTTTAAAAAAAATGTTACACATAAACAATTAATGGAAATAGTAAGTATGAAAAATGGATTTTTAGGATATATAAGCGAAAGGGAAGATTTAAATAAAAGAATAGGCTGTAATGAAAAATTTGATCTTACAAAAGATTATATTGTTGAATATAAAAAAATATTAGAAACTTTTTTAGAGAAATCGTAA
- a CDS encoding DUF226 domain-containing protein, with amino-acid sequence MKSVLNSIQIEKARIKCKNKNRFIKIEKDNDKTMYHTKIMMDIYKLGIDKKRNECRISLRTLFNQMKVEEVRLYSIKEGDKFLGIYYGYRKPIKNIFVKYEINGITKSYGLSKAHYIEFRFKKGSVFCYFKGLFRLLKKEKSNTSYNIACINMFTKLEKHVYEFYGKKYPEKGILVKWIKKTKNNNNCKSKRRCW; translated from the coding sequence ATGAAAAGTGTTCTTAACTCTATACAAATAGAAAAAGCAAGAATTAAATGCAAAAACAAAAATCGTTTTATTAAGATTGAAAAAGACAATGATAAAACAATGTATCATACAAAAATAATGATGGATATTTACAAACTTGGAATTGATAAAAAAAGAAATGAATGTCGTATATCATTAAGAACTTTATTCAATCAAATGAAAGTCGAAGAAGTTAGACTTTATTCTATAAAAGAAGGGGATAAATTCTTAGGTATTTACTATGGATATAGAAAGCCAATAAAAAACATTTTTGTAAAATATGAAATAAACGGAATTACAAAATCATATGGATTGTCAAAAGCACACTATATAGAATTTAGATTTAAAAAAGGAAGTGTTTTTTGCTACTTTAAGGGATTATTTCGTTTATTGAAAAAAGAAAAATCAAACACAAGTTATAATATAGCATGTATTAATATGTTCACAAAATTAGAAAAGCATGTATACGAATTTTATGGTAAAAAATACCCGGAAAAAGGAATACTTGTAAAATGGATAAAAAAAACCAAAAATAATAACAATTGCAAGTCTAAAAGGCGGTGTTGGTAA
- a CDS encoding virulence associated lipoprotein yields the protein MEGGTLSLARMWASTYILKKDTLDKLEISNLEKLKNSFKELLSTKATISETLNKLLLDYQNDENSIKTDSTKLESHVTTL from the coding sequence TTGGAGGGAGGAACCCTCTCTCTAGCGAGGATGTGGGCGTCCACTTATATCCTAAAAAAAGATACTTTAGACAAACTAGAGATTTCAAATTTAGAGAAGCTTAAAAATTCGTTTAAAGAATTACTATCTACAAAGGCAACCATCTCAGAAACGTTAAACAAACTTTTATTAGATTATCAAAATGATGAAAATTCTATAAAAACAGATAGCACTAAGCTTGAATCTCATGTAACCACACTTTAA
- a CDS encoding 5'-methylthioadenosine/adenosylhomocysteine nucleosidase, producing MNKFLTKFFIFLLFFSNSHIAFSKNNNVLIVTAMDYELEQINKLISNKREIVFKEYGLNKKIIKGKLSNQNVIAINCGVGKVNAGSWTSYILSKYKISHIINSGVAGGVVSDKYKDIKIGDIVISSEIAYHDVDLTKFGHKVGQIMDFPQKFSANKNLVDKAAKVIKLKLEGFNAYSGLILTGDQFIDSTYINKIIRNFNDVIAVEMEGAAVAHIAHMFNVPFIVIRSICDIVNKEKNEVEYNKFYELAAINSAKIVQEILRIL from the coding sequence GTGAACAAATTTTTAACAAAATTTTTTATTTTTTTATTGTTTTTTTCAAATAGCCATATTGCTTTTTCTAAAAACAATAATGTTTTGATAGTAACTGCTATGGACTACGAGCTCGAACAGATAAATAAGCTTATTTCTAATAAGCGAGAAATAGTGTTTAAAGAATATGGCCTTAATAAAAAGATTATAAAAGGAAAGTTGTCTAATCAAAATGTTATAGCTATTAATTGTGGGGTTGGCAAAGTTAATGCGGGTTCATGGACTAGCTATATTTTGTCAAAATACAAAATAAGCCATATAATTAATTCTGGAGTTGCTGGGGGTGTTGTTAGTGATAAATATAAAGATATTAAAATAGGAGATATAGTAATATCTTCGGAGATTGCATATCATGATGTTGATTTGACTAAATTTGGACACAAGGTTGGGCAAATTATGGACTTTCCCCAAAAATTTAGTGCCAACAAAAATTTGGTTGATAAAGCTGCAAAAGTCATTAAATTGAAGCTTGAAGGTTTTAATGCATATTCAGGACTGATATTAACAGGAGATCAGTTTATTGACTCAACTTATATAAACAAAATTATAAGAAACTTTAACGATGTTATAGCTGTTGAAATGGAAGGTGCAGCAGTAGCGCATATTGCTCATATGTTTAATGTACCCTTTATAGTTATTAGGTCTATATGTGACATTGTAAATAAAGAAAAAAATGAAGTTGAATATAACAAATTTTATGAATTAGCCGCTATTAATTCAGCCAAAATTGTACAAGAAATTTTAAGAATTCTTTAA
- a CDS encoding MFS transporter, whose protein sequence is MIERKHQRYYFYSLFLSELARTLPHAVLTIILINKGLSLKNIAIVQICYMAAIIIFEFPSGIISDIFDRKTVYLVSIFLLMISYFIIFKTSSFVLLCISWFIYGMSAAINTGTIDISFTKLYQNNSKKLKAFISFVKILLSISAILGGYIGSVLYSYINIRLYLISLLIYLISSLITIFFIPNDKNIDHKLNKEDLILYLIKFKKKIIKLLKSKELLELFILNSAIQFFYQPFYLYWQAIFIDKNISISIFGFVYVLFRLSDIVGVWTFKKIKHSKYDIYVILTIIFLLSSSIKIVSHIYIFITIMIFLVILISIYSNNLEFFLRKNIDSKVLGTITSINSTISRIFSFLALAICSVLTNFTSAINTFVLLILIFCTLSIAVTYKFKNNRKS, encoded by the coding sequence GTGATAGAAAGGAAACATCAAAGATATTATTTTTATTCGTTATTTTTGTCAGAACTTGCAAGAACATTGCCCCATGCGGTACTAACTATTATTTTAATAAACAAAGGCTTATCACTAAAAAATATTGCTATAGTACAAATTTGCTATATGGCAGCAATTATTATTTTTGAATTTCCATCAGGTATAATATCAGATATTTTTGATAGAAAAACTGTTTACTTAGTATCAATTTTTCTACTAATGATTTCTTATTTTATTATTTTTAAAACTTCTTCATTCGTGCTTCTTTGTATTTCATGGTTTATATATGGGATGTCAGCTGCCATTAACACCGGTACAATCGATATAAGTTTTACTAAACTATACCAAAATAATTCAAAAAAGCTAAAAGCTTTTATATCATTTGTAAAAATACTACTAAGCATTAGCGCTATTTTAGGTGGGTACATTGGAAGTGTACTATATTCGTATATCAATATCAGATTGTATCTTATTTCATTATTAATATATTTAATATCTTCTTTAATTACAATTTTTTTTATACCAAATGATAAAAATATTGATCACAAGCTCAATAAAGAAGATTTAATCTTATATCTTATAAAGTTTAAGAAAAAAATAATAAAATTATTAAAATCTAAAGAACTTTTAGAGTTATTTATTTTAAATAGCGCTATTCAATTTTTTTATCAACCTTTTTATTTATACTGGCAAGCAATTTTTATTGATAAAAATATATCTATTAGTATATTTGGATTCGTATATGTACTATTTCGCTTATCAGATATTGTAGGGGTATGGACATTTAAAAAAATTAAACATTCAAAATATGATATTTATGTTATTTTAACTATAATATTTTTATTATCAAGTTCTATAAAAATAGTTTCACATATTTACATATTTATTACTATCATGATATTTTTAGTAATTTTAATTTCTATTTATTCTAATAATTTGGAATTCTTTTTAAGAAAAAATATAGATTCAAAGGTTTTAGGAACTATAACTTCTATTAATAGTACAATATCTCGTATATTTTCATTTTTAGCGTTAGCTATATGTTCAGTTTTAACTAATTTTACAAGTGCTATAAATACATTTGTTTTATTAATACTTATTTTTTGTACATTATCTATTGCTGTGACATATAAATTTAAAAATAATAGAAAAAGCTGA
- a CDS encoding plasmid maintenance protein codes for MKSVISNKRYQTYKNKPLSKICRLKKIISVIIYLNKEFEKKCSTSINKERFTFEKVKELQVHFQGDILRVLNSNIHKENKKETTINTLRPDLRFLVGLKALERRILTFSNNFGGFKGKLCIYKVSPIAHKLIDAYFNSTKANLIKKVKEEKDALKEKKGYLKPQNTTENITVYNKQYINIYNKNSIENSFKEKIKSIIYNTKKPIKTLKNTILNYKDFKNYLKYDYEVKDIKEFFLSKLKFYKHKIHFMRKTAPYKTDFYTLAGEFKDIYNTKWKANKINSFSGHAGIIANNILANILTKGLKFE; via the coding sequence ATGAAATCGGTTATATCTAACAAGAGATACCAAACCTATAAAAACAAACCACTTAGCAAAATCTGCAGACTGAAAAAAATTATTTCAGTTATTATCTACTTAAATAAAGAGTTTGAAAAAAAATGCAGTACTTCAATTAATAAAGAACGCTTTACTTTCGAAAAAGTAAAAGAACTTCAGGTTCATTTTCAAGGAGATATACTTCGCGTACTAAACTCAAATATACATAAAGAAAATAAAAAAGAAACTACAATTAATACTCTAAGACCGGATTTAAGATTTTTAGTTGGACTAAAAGCATTAGAAAGAAGAATATTAACATTTTCAAATAACTTTGGAGGATTTAAAGGAAAGCTTTGTATATACAAAGTGTCACCTATTGCACATAAATTGATTGATGCATATTTTAATAGCACCAAAGCAAACTTAATTAAGAAAGTAAAGGAAGAAAAAGATGCTTTAAAGGAAAAAAAAGGATATTTAAAACCTCAAAATACTACTGAAAATATCACTGTATATAATAAACAATATATAAATATTTATAATAAGAATTCTATAGAAAATTCTTTCAAAGAAAAAATTAAATCAATAATTTACAACACTAAAAAACCAATTAAAACACTAAAAAATACTATATTAAACTATAAGGATTTTAAAAATTATCTAAAATACGATTATGAGGTAAAAGATATTAAAGAATTTTTCTTATCTAAGCTAAAATTTTATAAACATAAAATCCACTTTATGAGAAAAACCGCACCTTATAAAACTGATTTTTACACTCTTGCAGGAGAATTTAAAGATATTTATAATACTAAATGGAAAGCAAATAAAATAAATAGCTTTTCAGGACATGCTGGCATAATAGCCAATAATATTTTAGCCAACATTTTGACAAAAGGATTAAAATTTGAGTAG
- a CDS encoding DUF226 domain-containing protein translates to MSRLLEKLKQKKASIKIDNISIKKDTFNKIEKLDSKKVYYTRIFKHLVNFKVTNKKQRFRLVFQEYNNNKDYYFFNLFALEENDKFLGIKYGWDRLEKPFFLKKEDNKIYVIKKLYHIEFRFKKGSIKSYILSLRTLLRKKEKETTEYYRFTLNHLEKMESKVYKFYNKKLPDGGILKKWILKNQI, encoded by the coding sequence TTGAGTAGATTACTTGAAAAACTAAAACAAAAAAAAGCTTCAATAAAGATTGACAATATTTCAATTAAAAAAGACACTTTTAATAAAATAGAAAAACTAGACAGCAAGAAAGTATACTACACAAGAATATTTAAACATTTGGTTAATTTTAAAGTTACTAACAAGAAACAAAGATTTAGGCTTGTCTTTCAAGAATATAATAATAATAAAGATTATTACTTTTTTAATCTTTTTGCATTAGAAGAAAATGATAAATTTTTAGGAATAAAATATGGATGGGATCGCCTTGAAAAACCTTTTTTTCTTAAAAAAGAAGATAATAAAATTTATGTAATAAAAAAACTATATCACATAGAGTTTAGGTTTAAAAAAGGATCTATTAAATCTTACATATTATCTTTGAGGACTTTATTGAGAAAAAAAGAAAAAGAAACAACCGAGTACTATCGATTCACATTAAATCATTTAGAAAAAATGGAGAGCAAAGTATACAAATTTTACAATAAAAAATTACCAGATGGAGGAATTTTAAAAAAATGGATATTAAAAAATCAGATATAA
- a CDS encoding ParA family protein — MDIKKSDIITMASIKGGVGKSALSILFSYVLKELGKKVLLIDLDPQNSLTSYFNRYISNIEKYNSYSLLKGDFHFNECIYKINDHISIIPSHPILGKFNSEAIDYKEIILEHHLNENIQNYDFDYVLLDTPPSLDFLLKNALNVTDYIVIPVQLEIWSIESFTILINAVNDVTKFRKKIYNISIVENQFIKNRKTIKEVEDLLYTEYKEYIKGKVHFSNSIKVLINERAEPSAKAMYHKEIKDTLKNIFYL; from the coding sequence ATGGATATTAAAAAATCAGATATAATAACAATGGCTTCAATTAAGGGAGGAGTCGGGAAAAGTGCACTTTCTATACTTTTTTCTTATGTATTAAAAGAATTAGGTAAAAAAGTATTATTAATTGACTTAGATCCACAAAATTCTTTAACCTCTTATTTTAATAGGTATATTTCAAATATTGAAAAATATAACTCTTACAGTCTGTTAAAAGGAGATTTCCATTTTAATGAATGTATTTACAAAATTAATGATCATATATCTATAATTCCCTCTCATCCAATTTTAGGAAAATTTAATTCAGAGGCCATTGATTATAAAGAAATTATTTTAGAACACCATTTAAATGAGAATATTCAAAATTATGATTTTGATTATGTTTTATTAGATACTCCCCCTAGTTTAGATTTTCTTTTAAAGAATGCCCTAAATGTTACGGATTATATTGTAATTCCAGTTCAATTAGAAATATGGTCAATAGAAAGTTTTACTATTTTGATTAATGCAGTTAATGATGTTACAAAATTTAGGAAGAAAATATACAATATTTCCATTGTAGAAAACCAGTTTATAAAAAATAGAAAAACGATAAAAGAAGTAGAGGATTTGCTTTATACAGAATATAAAGAATACATTAAAGGCAAGGTTCATTTTTCAAATAGCATAAAGGTTCTTATAAACGAACGAGCAGAACCTTCTGCAAAAGCAATGTATCATAAAGAAATAAAAGATACTTTAAAAAATATTTTTTACTTATAG
- a CDS encoding chromosome replication/partitioning protein, translating into MEKKENKNQVTLYKRIEIPTGKELDLDNNQDEELKNYNKLKEQLKLNLKSDINNKIQRMKILYEIKQKELYKYDGFKSFKQFIKSYIIARSQAYMYLKIYEKVLEGAISIEKVKEIGFVATYKNILKNNSLYVYKEKMIEENVGKYDDSQNISIRILIKDKEVYDFCKKDTKRIYFILERLIKDKKNILSSLIIDYENHRKNKKKKVSS; encoded by the coding sequence ATGGAAAAAAAAGAAAATAAAAATCAAGTAACGTTATATAAAAGGATTGAAATCCCTACAGGCAAAGAATTAGATTTAGATAATAATCAAGATGAAGAATTGAAAAATTATAATAAACTAAAAGAACAGTTGAAATTAAATTTGAAGTCCGATATTAATAATAAAATTCAAAGAATGAAAATTCTATATGAAATTAAGCAAAAAGAACTTTATAAATATGATGGTTTCAAAAGTTTTAAACAGTTTATAAAGTCTTATATAATTGCTAGAAGCCAAGCATATATGTATTTGAAAATTTATGAGAAAGTTTTAGAAGGGGCTATTTCTATTGAAAAAGTTAAAGAAATAGGTTTTGTAGCTACATATAAAAACATACTAAAGAACAACTCGTTATATGTATATAAAGAAAAAATGATTGAAGAAAATGTAGGAAAATATGATGATAGTCAAAATATATCTATTAGAATTTTAATAAAAGATAAAGAAGTTTATGATTTTTGTAAAAAAGATACCAAAAGAATATATTTTATTCTAGAGAGGCTAATTAAAGATAAAAAAAATATCTTATCAAGTCTTATTATTGATTATGAAAATCATAGAAAAAATAAAAAGAAAAAAGTGAGCTCTTGA
- the eppA gene encoding exported protein A EppA — protein sequence MFDYLIQLDSDKIDCAEKYGEKARNKFKESYFKDKVSAVKQILVDLPKD from the coding sequence ATTTTTGATTATTTAATACAACTAGATTCCGATAAAATTGACTGTGCTGAGAAATATGGAGAGAAAGCTAGAAATAAGTTTAAAGAATCTTATTTTAAAGATAAAGTGAGTGCAGTTAAACAAATTTTGGTTGATTTACCTAAAGATTAG
- the eppA gene encoding exported protein A EppA — protein sequence MRKISLLTVLFVLSISLNAFMSKEMEKNYAKSKRAFSEEDFNLINKKLDNHVFAAAIEIRGELKKLELKKKVFFWMLLML from the coding sequence ATGAGAAAAATTAGTTTATTAACAGTTTTATTTGTATTAAGTATTAGTTTAAATGCTTTTATGAGCAAAGAGATGGAAAAAAATTATGCAAAATCCAAAAGAGCTTTTTCTGAAGAAGATTTTAATTTGATAAATAAAAAACTAGATAATCATGTTTTTGCTGCTGCTATTGAAATTAGAGGGGAGTTAAAAAAATTAGAATTAAAGAAAAAAGTGTTTTTTTGGATGCTCTTGATGTTATAG
- a CDS encoding Erp family outer-surface lipoprotein: MNKDINKKMFIICVVYVLISSCANFTSRLSKQGSLSEQGLVSEQVSDDTIKFSKFTVKIKNKDNSSNWINLGTLVIEKEKDGIATGLNNDDQGGGHTAKFFSLEESEVNNFVKAMTEGGTFKTNLYYGYREQSTEKGIQNKQIITKIEKINGSEYITFSGDRIKDSGDRTTEYVIYAISLEELKKNLK, translated from the coding sequence ATGAATAAAGATATAAATAAAAAAATGTTTATTATTTGTGTTGTTTATGTACTGATAAGCTCTTGTGCAAATTTTACAAGTAGGTTAAGTAAGCAGGGTAGTCTAAGTGAGCAAGGTTTGGTAAGTGAGCAAGTAAGTGATGATACAATAAAATTCTCTAAATTTACTGTAAAAATTAAAAATAAAGATAATAGCAGTAATTGGATAAATTTAGGAACTTTGGTTATAGAAAAAGAAAAAGATGGCATTGCAACGGGTTTAAACAATGATGATCAAGGAGGAGGACACACGGCTAAATTCTTTTCATTAGAAGAGTCAGAAGTTAATAACTTTGTAAAAGCAATGACTGAAGGTGGAACATTTAAAACTAATTTGTATTATGGATATAGGGAACAAAGTACTGAAAAGGGTATCCAAAATAAACAGATAATAACAAAGATAGAAAAAATTAATGGTTCTGAATATATTACATTTTCAGGAGATAGAATTAAAGACTCAGGAGATAGGACTACTGAATATGTAATATATGCAATATCATTAGAAGAACTTAAGAAAAATTTAAAATAG
- a CDS encoding DUF261 domain-containing protein, translating to MIISKIKQSNKGLLVEIQKWGCYFLCLHYYTSLFKKLDFNAFDINAAYYRFLGLDYIRSNCFIKNLCLILNYYRIRSIARYETSSYFGASNEFEISEVKIKGVNGFHFIATKEQEILYNSLDLKPRGKEFRVTLKRIFKFR from the coding sequence ATGATTATTAGTAAAATAAAACAAAGTAATAAGGGTTTACTTGTAGAGATACAAAAGTGGGGCTGCTATTTCTTGTGTTTGCATTACTATACAAGCTTATTTAAGAAGCTCGATTTTAATGCTTTTGATATAAATGCAGCGTATTACAGATTTTTAGGACTTGATTATATTAGGAGCAATTGTTTTATTAAGAATCTTTGTCTGATACTTAATTACTATAGAATTAGGAGTATCGCAAGATATGAAACTTCTAGTTATTTTGGAGCTTCAAATGAGTTTGAAATAAGTGAAGTAAAAATTAAGGGGGTTAATGGATTTCACTTTATTGCTACAAAAGAACAAGAGATACTATATAATTCACTTGATTTAAAACCACGTGGAAAAGAATTTAGGGTAACTTTAAAGCGCATCTTTAAGTTTAGATAG
- the bdr gene encoding Bdr family repetitive protein produces the protein MSNLAYKAYNIESIKNEFLKIGLNKEEIDFVFIHNNNYNFEFLKERLIDVERNLRKDLNMGNRLIHFMTLTAAILGPILNALFMRYLQFIK, from the coding sequence ATGAGCAATTTAGCATATAAGGCATACAATATAGAAAGTATAAAAAATGAATTTTTAAAAATCGGGCTTAATAAAGAGGAAATAGACTTTGTTTTTATTCATAATAATAATTATAACTTTGAATTTTTAAAAGAGAGATTGATTGATGTAGAAAGAAATTTACGTAAAGATCTCAATATGGGGAACAGACTAATTCATTTTATGACATTAACAGCAGCAATTCTTGGCCCAATTTTAAATGCTTTATTTATGAGATATTTACAATTCATTAAATAA